A window of the Vigna angularis cultivar LongXiaoDou No.4 chromosome 3, ASM1680809v1, whole genome shotgun sequence genome harbors these coding sequences:
- the LOC108324969 gene encoding alcohol dehydrogenase class-3 isoform X1 yields the protein MDRIKYYNLLLNMFWCRIVESVGEGVTEVEAGDHVIPCYQAECGECKFCKSGKTNLCGKVRAATGVGVMLSDRKSRFSINGKPLYHFMGTSTFSQYTVVHDVSVAKIHPKAPLDKVCLLGCGVPTGLGAVWNTAKVEKGSIVAIFGLGTVGLAVAEGAKAVGASRIIGIDIDSNKFERAKNFGVTEFLNPKEHEKLIQQVIVDLTDGGVDYSFECIGNVTVMRAALECCHKGWGTSVIVGVAASGQEICTRPFQLVTGRVWKGTAFGGFKSRSQVPWLVEKYMNKEIKVDEYVTHSLTLAEINKAFDLMHEGGCLRCVLAMHE from the exons ATGGACaggataaaatattataatttattgttaaatatgttttggtGCAGGATTGTGGAAAGTGTTGGAGAAGGTGTTACTGAAGTTGAGGCTGGTGATCATGTGATACCTTGTTACCAGGCTGAGTGTGGAGAGTGCAAGTTTTGTAAATCTGGGAAAACGAATCTGTGTGGGAAAGTTCGAGCTGCAACTGGAGTAGGGGTGATGTTGAGCGATCGCAAAAGTCGCTTCTCTATTAACGGAAAACCCCTCTATCATTTTATGGGAACTTCCACATTTAGTCAATACACTGTTGTTCATGATGTTAGTGTAGCCAAGATTCATCCCAAAGCTCCTTTGGACAAAGTTTGTCTTCTTGGATGTGGTGTTCCAACTg GTCTTGGAGCTGTCTGGAACACTGCAAAGGTGGAAAAGGGGTCAATTGTTGCTATTTTTGGCCTTGGAACTGTTGGGCTTGCT GTAGCAGAGGGTGCAAAAGCTGTTGGTGCATCAAGGATTATTGGCATAGATATTGATAGCAATAAGTTTGAAAGAG CAAAGAACTTTGGAGTGACCGAATTTCTTAATCCAAAAGAACACGAGAAACTAATTCAGCAGGTCATAGTTGATCTCACAGATGGTGGAGTTGATTACAGTTTTGAGTGTATTGGAAATGTCACTGTGATGAGAGCTGCTTTGGAATGCTGCCATAAG GGTTGGGGGACATCAGTTATTGTGGGGGTTGCAGCATCAGGTCAGGAAATATGTACTCGACCTTTCCAGCTGGTGACTGGACGTGTATGGAAGGGAACAGCATTTGGTGGCTTCAAGAGCCGATCACAAGTGCCTTGGCTTGTAGAAAAGTACATGAATAAG GAAATCAAGGTTGATGAGTACGTCACCCACAGTTTGACTCTTGCGGAGATCAATAAGGCATTTGACCTCATGCATGAAGGAGGATGTCTCCGTTGTGTGCTTGCAATGCATGAGTGA
- the LOC108324969 gene encoding alcohol dehydrogenase class-3 isoform X2: MLSDRKSRFSINGKPLYHFMGTSTFSQYTVVHDVSVAKIHPKAPLDKVCLLGCGVPTGLGAVWNTAKVEKGSIVAIFGLGTVGLAVAEGAKAVGASRIIGIDIDSNKFERAKNFGVTEFLNPKEHEKLIQQVIVDLTDGGVDYSFECIGNVTVMRAALECCHKGWGTSVIVGVAASGQEICTRPFQLVTGRVWKGTAFGGFKSRSQVPWLVEKYMNKEIKVDEYVTHSLTLAEINKAFDLMHEGGCLRCVLAMHE, translated from the exons ATGTTGAGCGATCGCAAAAGTCGCTTCTCTATTAACGGAAAACCCCTCTATCATTTTATGGGAACTTCCACATTTAGTCAATACACTGTTGTTCATGATGTTAGTGTAGCCAAGATTCATCCCAAAGCTCCTTTGGACAAAGTTTGTCTTCTTGGATGTGGTGTTCCAACTg GTCTTGGAGCTGTCTGGAACACTGCAAAGGTGGAAAAGGGGTCAATTGTTGCTATTTTTGGCCTTGGAACTGTTGGGCTTGCT GTAGCAGAGGGTGCAAAAGCTGTTGGTGCATCAAGGATTATTGGCATAGATATTGATAGCAATAAGTTTGAAAGAG CAAAGAACTTTGGAGTGACCGAATTTCTTAATCCAAAAGAACACGAGAAACTAATTCAGCAGGTCATAGTTGATCTCACAGATGGTGGAGTTGATTACAGTTTTGAGTGTATTGGAAATGTCACTGTGATGAGAGCTGCTTTGGAATGCTGCCATAAG GGTTGGGGGACATCAGTTATTGTGGGGGTTGCAGCATCAGGTCAGGAAATATGTACTCGACCTTTCCAGCTGGTGACTGGACGTGTATGGAAGGGAACAGCATTTGGTGGCTTCAAGAGCCGATCACAAGTGCCTTGGCTTGTAGAAAAGTACATGAATAAG GAAATCAAGGTTGATGAGTACGTCACCCACAGTTTGACTCTTGCGGAGATCAATAAGGCATTTGACCTCATGCATGAAGGAGGATGTCTCCGTTGTGTGCTTGCAATGCATGAGTGA
- the LOC108325146 gene encoding uncharacterized protein LOC108325146, whose product MALWMEKGSEPLTESEKADLEAIAALKESAAFEFKEKGNQYVKMGKKHYSDAIDCYTRAIDQKALGDSETSILFSNRAHVNLLLGNLRRALVDSQEALKLCPSNIKAIYRAAKASLSLNMLAEAREYCLKGLQLDPNNEDLKKLDRQIGLKISEKEKHEAQVLKAVAEAKDLVSAIEYRGLKIGKAMYRELTGLKKPVLDKSNILHWPVVLLYAEVMSSDFIEDFCETDMFSVHLDMIFAEDQPLSWDVENNYKREFIELYYEAGSGHCLSKEKLLCCLLEGTAAAHSDSLGDEEKDAVEDYKQQTGSPKWIKVNERRTLHDVLKEPNFIILGIPVFYVISKRSSFYNKFKAGKWAPPNV is encoded by the exons ATGGCGCTGTGGATGGAAAAGGGTTCGGAGCCCTTAACAGAAAGCGAGAAGGCTGACCTTGAAGCCATTGCTGCACTCAAAGAGTCTGCTGCCTTTGAATTCAAG GAAAAGGGTAACCAATATGTGAAGATGGGTAAGAAGCATTATTCTGATGCCATTGATTGCTACACAAGGGCAATTGATCAGAAGGCCTTGGGTGACTCTGAGACCTCTATTCTTTTTTCAAATAGAGCCCATGTTAATTTGCTGCTAGGAAATCTTAGACGTGCTCTCGTAGATTCTCAAGAGGCCCTCAAGTTGTGCCCTTCAAATATTAAG GCAATTTATAGAGCTGCCAAAGCTTCCCTTTCACTAAATATGTTGGCTGAAGCAAGAGAATATTGTCTGAAGGGTCTTCAGTTGGACCCCAATAATGAGGATTTGAAGAAGCTTGACAGACAGATTGGTCTGAAGATATCAGAGAAGGAAAAACATGAGGCTCAAGTCTTGAAGGCTGTTGCAGAGGCAAAA GACCTTGTGTCTGCTATAGAATATAGAGGCTTGAAGATCGGAAAGGCAATGTATCGAGAACTTACTGGATTAAAGAAACCTGTGTTGGATAAAAGTAATATCCTTCATTGGCCTGTTGTACTTCTGTATGCAGAGGTTATGTCTAGTGACTTCATTGAGGATTTCTGCGAGACTGACATGTTTTCGGTTCACCTTGATATGATAT TTGCAGAAGATCAGCCTTTGTCATGGGATGTTGAAAACAACTACAAACGtgaatttattgaattataCTATGAG GCTGGTTCTGGACATTGTCTATCGAAGGAAAAACTTCTTTGTTGTCTATTAGAAGGAACTGCAGCTGCTCACAGTGATAGTCTTGGTGATGAAGAGAAAGATGCTGTTGAGGATTATAAGCAACAAACGG GTTCCCCAAAATGGATCAAAGTGAATGAAAGGAGGACACTCCATGATGTTCTCAAAGAGCCTAATTTCATCATTCTTGGAATCCCAG TCTTCTATGTTATATCGAAGAGATCCAGCTTTTACAACAAGTTCAAAGCTGGAAAGTGGGCTCCTCCAAATGTATGA
- the LOC108326502 gene encoding cleavage stimulating factor 64 isoform X2, giving the protein MAGKQGGGEDLSVNLAGMSKNQLYDIVSQMKSLIEQNQQQARQILIQNPTLTKALFQAQIMLGMVQAPQVVPKVQPMVLQNNQQSVQPVQQPNTQPAPLLPGHGGAQDQAGVSQTQTPMRKHHNQSSVPVSSAVPAMSHQSQPISAHSLPMPQQPKGHLAPQVALASLPQSSQLPNIPPPSLHSLSQPLHPTQMPTASSQLQQPLQSPGFPHIPMQQQLPPQIRPPPAVPTFHPQYPPQMGANLGFQHAGASHNLSQSMFHPGSKPTASVGSAFPQGQTQLPSQKSSRPPYQVGNMPLGPDFGNQAGNAMQVDRGSSLIPGPSDNLAHLSGPPGPPYVVSGPMGAANQALRPPALTPEMEKALLQQVMSLTPEQINLLPPEQRNQVLQLQQMLRH; this is encoded by the exons ATGGCTGGAAAACAGGGTGGCGGCGAGGACTTGTCGGTTAACCTAGCTGGAATGTCGAAGAACCAGCTCTACGATATCGTGTCTCAGATGAAG AGTCTGATAGAACAGAACCAGCAACAGGCCAGGCAGATCCTAATCCAAAACCCTACGTTGACCAAAGCGCTTTTCCAG GCCCAAATTATGCTTGGAATGGTGCAAGCTCCTCAAGTG GTTCCAAAAGTCCAGCCAATGGTTTTGCAGAACAATCAGCAGTCAGTACAACCAGTACAACAACCAAATACTCAGCCTGCTCCATTATTGCCCGGGCATGGTGGGGCACAGGATCAAGCAGGTGTATCTCAAACACAGACTCCTATGAGGAAACACCATAATCAATCTTCAGTGCCGGTTTCATCTGCTGTTCCTGCAATGAGTCATCAATCTCAGCCCATTTCTGCACATTCTTTGCCAATGCCACAACAGCCTAAAGGACATCTTGCTCCCCAAGTGGCTCTTGCATCGCTTCCACAATCATCACAACTTCCAAACATACCTCCtccttcacttcattcattgtCACAACCTCTTCATCCTACTCAAATGCCAACTGCTTCCAGTCAGTTACAGCAACCATTGCAGTCACCTGGATTTCCCCATATACCTATGCAACAACAACTGCCACCGCAGATTAGACCACCACCTGCAGTGCCAACCTTCCATCCCCAATATCCCCCCCAAATGGGTGCAAACTTAGGTTTTCAACATGCTGGTGCATCTCACAACCTTTCACAGTCTATGTTTCAT CCAGGTTCAAAACCCACTGCTAGTGTTGGATCTGCATTCCCACAGGGTCAGACACAACTTCCAAGTCAAAAATCATCTCGGCCACCTTATCAG gtTGGGAATATGCCTTTAGGGCCTGATTTTGGCAATCAAGCTGGAAATGCTATGCAAGTTGACAGAGGGTCTTCTTTGATACCTGGTCCCTCAGATAACCTAGCACATCTTTCTGGTCCCCCTGGACCTCCATATGTAGTTTCTGGTCCGATGGGTGCTGCTAATCAGGCTCTTCGACCTCCTGCG TTGACACCAGAGATGGAGAAAGCTCTGCTTCAACAGGTCATGAGCCTCACACCAGAGCAGATAAATCTCCTGCCTCCAGAGCAAAGAAACCAAGTGCTGCAGCTACAGCAGATGTTGCGTCATTGA
- the LOC108326502 gene encoding cleavage stimulating factor 64 isoform X1, whose amino-acid sequence MPMAGKQGGGEDLSVNLAGMSKNQLYDIVSQMKSLIEQNQQQARQILIQNPTLTKALFQAQIMLGMVQAPQVVPKVQPMVLQNNQQSVQPVQQPNTQPAPLLPGHGGAQDQAGVSQTQTPMRKHHNQSSVPVSSAVPAMSHQSQPISAHSLPMPQQPKGHLAPQVALASLPQSSQLPNIPPPSLHSLSQPLHPTQMPTASSQLQQPLQSPGFPHIPMQQQLPPQIRPPPAVPTFHPQYPPQMGANLGFQHAGASHNLSQSMFHPGSKPTASVGSAFPQGQTQLPSQKSSRPPYQVGNMPLGPDFGNQAGNAMQVDRGSSLIPGPSDNLAHLSGPPGPPYVVSGPMGAANQALRPPALTPEMEKALLQQVMSLTPEQINLLPPEQRNQVLQLQQMLRH is encoded by the exons ATGC CAATGGCTGGAAAACAGGGTGGCGGCGAGGACTTGTCGGTTAACCTAGCTGGAATGTCGAAGAACCAGCTCTACGATATCGTGTCTCAGATGAAG AGTCTGATAGAACAGAACCAGCAACAGGCCAGGCAGATCCTAATCCAAAACCCTACGTTGACCAAAGCGCTTTTCCAG GCCCAAATTATGCTTGGAATGGTGCAAGCTCCTCAAGTG GTTCCAAAAGTCCAGCCAATGGTTTTGCAGAACAATCAGCAGTCAGTACAACCAGTACAACAACCAAATACTCAGCCTGCTCCATTATTGCCCGGGCATGGTGGGGCACAGGATCAAGCAGGTGTATCTCAAACACAGACTCCTATGAGGAAACACCATAATCAATCTTCAGTGCCGGTTTCATCTGCTGTTCCTGCAATGAGTCATCAATCTCAGCCCATTTCTGCACATTCTTTGCCAATGCCACAACAGCCTAAAGGACATCTTGCTCCCCAAGTGGCTCTTGCATCGCTTCCACAATCATCACAACTTCCAAACATACCTCCtccttcacttcattcattgtCACAACCTCTTCATCCTACTCAAATGCCAACTGCTTCCAGTCAGTTACAGCAACCATTGCAGTCACCTGGATTTCCCCATATACCTATGCAACAACAACTGCCACCGCAGATTAGACCACCACCTGCAGTGCCAACCTTCCATCCCCAATATCCCCCCCAAATGGGTGCAAACTTAGGTTTTCAACATGCTGGTGCATCTCACAACCTTTCACAGTCTATGTTTCAT CCAGGTTCAAAACCCACTGCTAGTGTTGGATCTGCATTCCCACAGGGTCAGACACAACTTCCAAGTCAAAAATCATCTCGGCCACCTTATCAG gtTGGGAATATGCCTTTAGGGCCTGATTTTGGCAATCAAGCTGGAAATGCTATGCAAGTTGACAGAGGGTCTTCTTTGATACCTGGTCCCTCAGATAACCTAGCACATCTTTCTGGTCCCCCTGGACCTCCATATGTAGTTTCTGGTCCGATGGGTGCTGCTAATCAGGCTCTTCGACCTCCTGCG TTGACACCAGAGATGGAGAAAGCTCTGCTTCAACAGGTCATGAGCCTCACACCAGAGCAGATAAATCTCCTGCCTCCAGAGCAAAGAAACCAAGTGCTGCAGCTACAGCAGATGTTGCGTCATTGA